One genomic window of Etheostoma spectabile isolate EspeVRDwgs_2016 chromosome 5, UIUC_Espe_1.0, whole genome shotgun sequence includes the following:
- the vtcn1 gene encoding V-set domain-containing T-cell activation inhibitor 1, translated as MATFGQIIFASMITLIVIFSALIILILALSLSGTLSEVISTNTLPVANLGEDQLLSCFLSTKGQPAGLTDVAVTWEKTGLTGLVYRYQNGALDLADQNSQFKGRTQLFLDALTTGNASLLLRGVARSDEGEYTCSISSSGGGGKVNIYLRTAAFSAPTFKFTNGTLAAEASRWFPKPNVTWSNYDRLILPGNTSFTSNSAGIFSVVSTLQSINVSDTYTCRMENDLVTGISTVTVAGTDVSGNTYFTYSAASSLPTSTYLSLTTSVLYIYYVT; from the exons ATGGCAACCTTTGGCCAGATCATCTTCGCCAG CATGATTACCCTCATCGTCATATTCTCCGCCCTCATCATCCTCATCTTAGCCCTGTCCCTCTCAG GCACCTTGTCCGAGGTGATAAGCACCAACACGTTGCCCGTTGCCAACCTTGGCGAGGATCAGCTTCTCAGCTGCTTTCTGAGCACTAAAGGTCAACCAGCCGGACTCACAGACGTGGCGGTCACCTGGGAGAAGACCGGCCTGACGGGACTCGTTTACCGCTATCAGAATGGAGCTCTGGATCTTGCCGACCAGAACTCTCAGTTCAAAGGGAGGACTCAGCTCTTCCTCGATGCTTTGACCACGGGGAACGCCTCTCTGCTCCTGAGGGGCGTGGCACGTAGCGACGAGGGAGAGTACACCTGCAGCATCAGCTCCTCCGGCGGTGGAGGGAAGGTCAACATTTACCTCAGAACAGCAG cCTTTTCAGCCCCAACATTTAAATTCACAAACGGCACCCTGGCTGCTGAGGCATCCAGGTGGTTCCCTAAACCAAATGTGACATGGTCGAACTATGACAGGCTCATCCTGCCTGGCAACACGAGCTTCACCTCAAACTCTGCGGGGATATTCAGTGTGGTCAGCACGCTGCAGTCAATCAACGTCAGCGACACCTACACCTGCAGGATGGAAAATGACCTGGTGACCGGCATCTCTACGGTAACTGTAGCAG GCACTGATGTTTCAGGGAACACATACTTCACCTACAGTGCTGCATCATCCCTGCCGACATCAACTTACCTGAGCCTGACGACCAGTGTCCTCTACATCTATTATGTGACCTAA